The genomic segment GTAATCGTTATGGGCTGATCGGTGCCAATGGCTGTGGCAAGTCAACCTTCATGAAGATTTTGAGCGGAGAACTATCACCTTCGGCAGGCTCTGTATCCATTGATACCGGTGAGCGGGTTGGTAAGTTGCATCAGGATCAATTCGCCTTCGAAGAGTACAGTGTCATCGATACTGTGATCATGGGGCACACCGAGATGTGGCAGGTTAAGGAAGAGCGTGATCGCATCTATGCAATGGCCGAGATGAGTGAAGAAGATGGAATGCGGGTGGCCGATTTCGAGACTCAGTTTGCCGAGATGGATGGTTACAGTGCCGAGGCGCGTGCCGGTGAGCTGTTGCTCGGTGTCGGGATCCCTCTGGAGCAACACTATGGCCCCATGAGCGAAGTGGCCCCAGGCTGGAAGCTGCGGGTGCTACTGGCCCAGGCCCTGTTCTCTGATCCGGATATTCTGCTGCTGGATGAGCCAACCAACAACCTGGATATCGACACCATCCGCTGGCTGGAGAATGTGCTTAATGAGCGCAAGTCCACCATGATCATCATCTCCCACGATCGTCACTTCCTCAATACGGTCTGCACCCACATGGCAGATCTGGATTACGGTGAGCTGCGTCTGTTCCCAGGAAATTATGATGAATATATGACAGCAGCGACCCAGGCCCGAGAGCGCCTGCTGGCAGATAATGCCAAGAAAAAGGCCAAGATCGCCGAGCTTCAAACCTTTGTTAGCCGCTTCTCGGCCAACGCCTCCAAGGCCAAGCAAGCAACCTCCCGTGCCAAGCAGATCGATAAGATCAAGCTTGATGAGGTCAAGGCCTCCAGCCGGGTGAACCCTTATATCCGGTTTGAGCAGGAGAAGAAGCTGTTCCGTAACGCCCTGGAGCTTGAGAATCTCAGCAAAGATTTTGGTGAGGGACCTATCTTTAAAGACTTCAGCATGATCACCGAAGTGGGTGAGCGCATCGCGATCATTGGTCAGAACGGTGCCGGTAAGACCACATTGATCCGTACCAAGCAGGGGGAGCTTGAGGCCGACTCTGGTGAGGTCAAATGGTCAGAAAATACCAATATCGGTTACTACGCTCAGGATCACAGCCATGAGTTTGAGTCGGATCTGAATCTTTTTGACTGGATGAGCCAGTGGCGTCAGCCCGGTGATGATGAGCAGGCGGTGCGTAGTGTTTTGGGGCGCCTGCTGTTTTCCCAGGATGACATCAAGAAATCGGTACGAGTCCTCTCCGGTGGTGAGAAGGGGCGGATGCTGTTTGGTAAGCTGATGATGCAGCGTCCCAATGTGCTGATGATGGATGAGCCCACCAACCACCTGGATATGGAATCCATCGAATCATTGAACCTGGCCCTTGAAAACTACCCGGGAACCCTGTTCTTCGTCAGCCATGACCGTGAGTTTGTCTCCTCACTGGCGACCCGGATTCTGGAAGTGACTCCTGCGGGCATCGTTGATTTCAAGGGTGGCTACGAAGAGTACCTCAAGACCAAAGAGCTTGCCTCCTAAGTTGTGAGCAGGGCCCGTATGGGCCCTTTTGACTCGAAACCTTCATCTCAATCATCCACCCGGATACTCAAGCACAGGAATCTTATTGTGACCGCAAACTCTTTTTCATCCCTTGGGCTGCGCCAGGAGCTGCTGGGTAACCTTGAAACCCTGGATTACCAGAGCATGACGCCAATTCAGGCCGAAACCCTGCCGCTGATCCTGGATGGGCTGGATGTGATTGGCCAGGGAAAAACCGGCTCGGGTAAGACGGCGGCGTTTGCCCTGGGGTTACTGCAGAAGCTGGACGTGAAGCAGTATCAGACTCAGTCTTTGGTGTTGTGTCCGACCCGTGAGCTTGCCGATCAGGTGGCGAAAGAGATCCGCAAACTGGCGCGCGCCATCCCCAACATCAAGGTACTCACCCTGTGTGGCGGGATGTCAATGGGCCACCAGATAAGCTCCCTGCAGCATGGGGCCCATATCCTGGTGGGAACGCCGGGGCGGGTGATGGATCATCTGCGAAAGCGTACCCTGACCCTGAATCATCTCAACACTCTGGTTTTGGATGAGGCGGACCGGATGCTGGATATGGGGTTTGAGGAGTCACTCAATAAGATAGTGCGCCAGCTTCCAAAGAATCGTCAGACCCTGTTGTTTAGCGCAACCTATCCCGAATCAATCCAGTCGATGGCCGAACGGGTGATGCATAAGCCTGAGATGGTTCAGGTGGCCTCGACCCATGATGAGAGCAGTATTCAAGAATATTTCTATAAGGTGCGGGATCGCGAGCAGCGGATGATCGCGGTGCGGCTTATTTTACAAAAGTTTCGCCCCCAGAGCAGTGTGGTGTTCTGTAATACCAAGCGCGAGACCCAGGAGCTTGCTGAAGAGCTGGCTGAGCATGGCTTTAGCGCCGTTGCGCTGCACGGGGATCTGGAGCAAAAAGAGCGCTCACAGATCCTGGTACGTTTTGCCAACCGAAGCGCTTCTGTGCTGGTTGCGACCGATGTTGCCTCCCGCGGTCTGGATATCGAGTCGGTGGATGCGGTAATCAACTTCCAGCTGGCTTATGATCCCGAGGTACATGTGCATCGTATCGGTCGTACCGGCCGCGCCGGCAGCAGTGGTACGGCGCACTCCCTGTATGGAGATCGGGATGGCCAGAAGCTGGTGTTACTGGAGGACTACCTTGGCCGGACGATCCAGAACAGTGCTTTGCCTTCCCAGAACCTTTTGAATCGACCCAGCTTGTGCCCGCCGATGGCCACCCTGCGCATCGATGGGGTAAAGAAGCAGAAGATCCGCGCCGGAGATATCCTGGGGGCCCTGACCGGGGAGGATGGGATCACAGGTAAAGAGGTGGGTAAAATCGATCTGTTTGAATATTGCGCCTATGTGGCGGTCAAGCGTGATGTGGTCAAACCCGCCCTGAAAAAGCTCAGTAGCGGTAAGATCAAGGGGCGGACATTCAGGGTACGCCAGATCCGCCGCTAGCCCGGGATCCTATGCACAAGGATGTGCTATAGCATCACCACGCTCACTCTCTTCTCTTCCTCTATTCCACTGAAGTTCTATTCATCGGTTTGACCCAAGCCGCGCCCATCAAGACACAGTGCTGACTTCTTATCCTTTTGTGACAGCGAGGGAGGCTTTGAGCTTGTTTATTCGTCTGCGAGCCTAGCAAGGCTTGAGCAGAAACGAGCGGACAGCGCTGGCAACCGCATCAACTGAACCAGGCTCCAGGTGAAAATGATGGCTACCGGGAAGCTGCTCTATCTCAATATTGGAGCTGTAGTTGAGTAGCGATTTAGTTTGCTCGGCGAGACCCACAGCTCCTTTCGTTGCAATTAACAGCTGGCTTGGGCAGGTGATGGCTTCGATAAAGGCCTCGATCTGAGGCTGGGAGAGCTTAAACTGTGAGGCATGGTTGAGGCGTGGATCGTGAGCCCAGTGATATCCCTTGGGGCTACGTCTCACTCCTCTAGCCATGAGATGCATTGCGGCATGTACTGACAGGGGATAGCGCCCGCTGCGTCTCACCTGAATAAATGGATCCAGGTCCGTGCAGATCCGGTGGGGTTTGATGGGCTTTAGGCTATCCTCTGTGGCCCGGGCTAGCTGTTGCGGCGCTTCTTCCTCCGGGATTGGCGCGGGCATAAATCCATCGAGCAGAACCAGTTTGGCGACAAGCTGAGGCTTGATCGCTGCAAGGAGGGCGGCAACGATCGCCCCCCTGGAGTGGCCCAGCAGATAAAACCGATCCCAGTTCATCTGCTGGCTGATAGTGATGATGCCGCTGATATCATCCCAAACGTTGTATGAGGCATCTGCAGAGCGATGGTCGCTTTTGCCGTGACCCTGAAGATCAAGGGCAAGCAGGGAATACTCTGCAAGTCTTGGGGCGAGCTCGGTAAAAGAGCCTGAATTATCCAAAAAGCCATGCAGGGCGATAATGGGAAGAGCTGCTTCATTGGTTGTCAAAATTTTAGGATGCCATAGCTGAGCCGCTACGCTCTTTCCCTGTACCTCAAATTGCTTCTCTTCTACCACAGGCTTCACCATGTTGGAGTCATAACAACAGATTTTAGAATAAAGGCTGCATTGTAGGCCAAGACGTTGAGAGTGTCGCTGTTCATCGAGTGGCTTATGAATGTTACTTTGCTGAATCCCCCCCTTGACCTTCTAAATAACTGTTCCAAATAGTAGATCACTTGGGCTTCGGCTGAGCTGTGCTCAGGCTGACCCTCTGTGTCAGGGATGACGCAGCGGAGCTTCCATGGATGGATTAACAGCGTGTCTGCAGGCACAACTCGGTTGATGTAGCAGTATTAGGAGCAGCTATTTAGTCACAGAAAGCTTTAGAGTGATCATCCCGAAGCTCTGAGCGGGAGATTAAGATGAGAGATGTTTGATCCTGGCTTTGATTATTATTCTGTTGATCCGCCGATTCAGGGACAAACCTAAAGAGGTTAGGGGAGAATAATGAGAGCGAATATCGGTGTCGTGATTTTCCAGGGATAAAGGTGAGTAAATTCAGGGCTTGCAATGATAATGAGAGTCATTATCATTGCAAGCCCTGTGATTAAGGTTCTATTTATCAGTAAAGGAAGACACATGAAAATAACGGTTATTGGCTGTGGCCATGGTGGCCAGGCACTCGCAGCACATCTCTCATTATTAGACCACCAGGTGACTCTCTATGCAGATGAAAAACATCCCGGGTATCTGCACCAAATAAAAGACAGGCAAATTACTCTTGAGGGCGCCATTGAGGGAAAGGCAAGTATCCATCGATTAACAACCAATATTAAGGATGCCGTCAGGGATGCACAGATCATCTATCTCTCACTGCCAACGGATGCCCATTTTCAGCAGTTTAAAAAAATGCTGAAGTTTCTTGATGAAGGGCAACTGGTTGTCACTTTGGCGGGAAACTACAGCTCAATCTATTTCTATCAGGAAATGGTTCGGGTGGCGAAACATAAAAAGGTTTTGCTGGCCGATCTGGCATCACTTCCTTATGCCTGCCGGACAGAGAATCCGGGCAGGGTATATGTGATTGATGTAAAAAAAGAGGTCTCCATCGCCGCAATGCCTGCGCTTGATACCCCCGGGTGATCGATATCATGGCTGGCAGTTTTCCCTCTAAGTTGGTCGCGAGCCACAATATTCTGGAGCTGGGTTTTAACATTACCAGTGCGATTAGTCATCCAACCATCATGCTGATGAACTCCGGACGAATTGGTCATGAGAATGAAGATTTTTATTTTTATAAGGAGGGGATCAGCATTGAAAACGCCAATATCATTCGGGTATTGGATGAAGACAGGCAGAGGATAGGCCAGCTCTATGGCTTGACCCTTCCAAGTTATCTTGAGCTTATGAATCGTTTCTATGATTTTAAGTGTGACTCCTATTATGAATTTTTTACCCGCTCTCCGGTACACAATAAATTAAAGCTCTGTCCTCCCTCAGTTGACTATCGTTACCTGTCTCAAGATGTTCCATTTATTATTTTGCCCTGGTATAACCTGGGGCTGCGGGCAGGATATGACTCAAAGGTGATGCGATCGATCATCGAACTCTCTTCCCTGTTAAATGGGGCTGATTATTCTGCATGTGGACGCCGTCTTGCCGATCATATTTTCTCCGATATGTCCCTCGATGAGGTATCGGACTTTGTGACCTATGGTGCTGTTAGTGCGATGAAGCCAAGCAAACTGGATAAGGCATCATGACTCGATATTTTTCTGGCGGGAAAGCCAGGGCGATTGTATATATCACTTTGGCTTACCTGAGTATTTCATTGATGAGTGTCTTTGTGAAAGTATCTTCGCAGACACTGCCCTCCACTGAAGTATTATTTGCCCGATTTTTTATCGGGCTTATCTTCGTGATCCCTTTTATTGTGGCCGATAAAGCATTTAGCTTTAAGGTCACCCGGGTCCGGTTTTCCCTGCTAAGAAACCTGTCGGGCCTGGCTTCCATGCTGTTGATGTTTTATAGCCTCAAGCATATTTCAGTCTCCAGCTCTATGCTGCTGATGAATACGGCCTCGATTTTTGTCCCGCTATTGATGTTTTTGTTGTTTGGAAGAAGAACGCAGTGGCGTGTTGTCGCCTGTACTCTGGCTGGTTTTGTTGGGGTGTTTATTATCATCTCCCCGGCCCATTCAGCGGTGTCGAGTTTTTACCTCATACTTGGATTGGCGGCGGCCATATTTGCAGCATTTGCCTATATAGGGATCAAAGAGCTAAGCAAAGATGATTCTGCTTTAAATATCACCTTTTATTTCTACCTGATGAGCTCAATTCTGGTGCCTCTGTTCATGGGGTATGGCTGGAGGCTGCCCTCATGGTATGAGGTTTTTCTGCTATCTCTGGTGGGGGGACTGGGGTTAGCCTTTCAAATTTGCATGACTCTGGCGCTCAAGCATGCCCCTATCACCCGAATAACGCCCTTCATCTTTACCGGGATCATTTTTTCGACTTTGCTCGATTGGGCGATCTGGAGTGTGACTCCATCACTGAGTTTCTGGATAGGTTCACTCTTTATTATTGGCTCAGTGACCACTGTCGCCGCGATGCAGGATAGGCAGGCGCAGCCTGTTTCAACTCCAGGAAGGGAGCCTGCCGTCAGGTAGAGCATTTTTAGTTTAATCAGGGGCGCTATTCACCCCTCAAATTCAAGTACAGCAGAGCAACATGGATGTGATTTGCGTGTCAGCGTTCAAAGTCGAAGCGGCTCTTATGAGAGTGCACCTGTTTATCCGGAAAATGCTCTAAATAACTGTTCCAAATAGTCGATCACTTGAGGCAGCTGTTGAATTGTGAATGAGCAGACCCTCTGCGTCATGGATGACGCGGTGGAGCTTCCATGGATGGATTCATAGCGTGCCTGCCAGCACTATCAACAGATGTAGCAGTAATAGGATCAGCTATTTAGAGTGCCATCAGCCATAGGTTGATGGAGATGAAACTGAGCAAGGTGGTGGCAACCACCACAAAGGTTTGGGTTTGGGCCCCGAGCTGATACTTGTTGGCGATGATGTAGTTATGGGTTGCCGTCGGGCTGGCACACAGCAGCACCAGTGCGACGAGATAGTGATGGGGGAGCTGCATGGCAGAGCCGACCCCCAGGGCGATGGCCGGGAATAGCAAAAGCTTAAATAGGGTGATGAGGCTAATGGATGCTATGTCTTCACTGCTTTTCCAGTGCTTGAGGTGGTGAGCGCAGGAGATCCCAAGGGCAAAAAGGGCAACCGGTGCCGATGTGGCCCCCATAAAGTGCATGAATTTCGTGAGCTGAGCGTTGAGGGGGATGGCCAGGGAGCCCGCGATAAAACCCAGCAGGGAGGAGGCGATAATCGGATTGGTACACAGCACCTTCGCGGTGCGTTTGATGATAAACAGCAGGCTACTGCCCTGGGGCACTTTGTGACTCGTGGTGATGACGATTTCAATCACCAAAATCGTCAGGGTAAAGAAGATGATGTTCTGGATAGCCATCAGTGGAATGGCCAGTACCGGGGAGACAAACACCAGCATGAACAGTGGGATGGTAAAGTAGGCCCCATCGACCTGGCTCACCGCAATTGAGCTCATAATGCTCTCGGCCAGGCTTTTTTTCATCACCTTAAAGCTTATCAGCAGGAGCAAACCTATGATGATCAGCATGGAGATGATATAGGCCAGAGAGTATTGAAACTCCTGAACACTGAAGTGACTGTGATAGCAGCTTAAGAATAGGGCAATGGGTAGAGCGATATAAAACACAAAGTGGATCAGAGTCAGATCCGAACCTTTTTTAAATATTTTGCTGTGGCCCATGATGAACCCAAGAAAGATGGCCAAGAATAGTACCGATGTGGTTGCAAATACCTTTTCCATAAGGATCCCTGTTGGTGGTGAGCGGGGTTGAGCCCTGTAATATTCAAGGCTGGTTATGAAGAAAGCCGCTGAAGTGATAAGACTTTTAAGTAAAAGAGCGAATGAGTGTAAGGGGGAAAATGGCTGTTAACAATTATTTAACCTTGGAACTGCGACTTAAGTCACTTGGGCAGCGGGAAGGAAAGCAAGATAAGCCTAAAAGCCAGGGGATTCTTTGACGACACTGGGAGGAAGGTAAATTGTAAATTCTGTCATAGGGCAGATCAGTACGCTGTGGGCATCCTGTTGCTCCTGTGGGCTAACCAGACCCATGTTTGATAATAACCCAAAGTTTGCGCACTCAAGCCTCGCTGCCTGTACCGGTATTTTGTCATGCCACACACGATAGGAGCCAAGTTGTCCATCACGTCTTCGATAGAACCCGGTAAGAGGATGGGTTAGGAAAGCAAGGGCCGTTTCATCATCTGCAAAGCCGCTCAGACAGAGTTTGGAGGCTGGGACCTGACTCAGGGAAACAGACGCAGGTGCCCACTGAGAGTGAGTATGCATCTGATATTTTGTATAGCGATTTTCCTGATCGCAATATTCACAATCAAAATGAATTTTTCCGCGATACCAGGGCAGCTTCCAGAGGTACTTAGGGAGGGGCAAGGTCCATGAGTCAAGAGTGGTCCCAAGAAACCAGACACAGTGCTCTGCTGTTTGGGTATCCTTAACATAGATGCGGTAGTTGGTTTGGCCCATGGTAAATTTGGGGAAGGGGTAGACCGCAGAGGTAAAATCGATATCGATAAAGGGGACTACAGAGAGTAACGCAAGCTCTTGCCCCGAGATGTTGATGAGGTCCGGGGCAAAGCGTGGCGGGATCAGGGGAGCAATCCGCTTGGGATCGATGGCATAGCTGATGATCGCAAAGTGCTGCAATTTACACTCAACATCAATCCCTTTCGGCGGGGTTTTTGCTTGTAATAGGGTCTCGAACCTGAGCCTGGGTTGCATTGTCTCCTCGCTGGCCACTCCTATTGAGTGCAGGCCTGGCTATTTACTCACTACTACGATGCCGGATTCGGTGACCGTATGACCATTAGCCCTGTCTTGAGCGTGGTCGTAACCTATTGTGCTGTTATCAGCAATGGTGACCCTTCATTGATGATTGCGCGCCTAAGTTTGGCATTTCGGCCTATGGTAACGTCTTCGGCGAGGATCGAGTCCTCCACCAGGCTATAGCTGTGCACCTTGCAGCGGGGTCCAAGGATCGAGCGGCGAACCTTGCCACCACTGATGATACAGCCTCCGCACACGTAAGAGTCCAGGCTTTGCCCCCGTCTATGGTCATCATCAAAAACTGTCTTGGCTGGAGGATCATTGCTGAAGCTGGAGTAAACCGGCCAGTGGTAGTTGTAAAGATTCAGGTGGGGTGAGACGTCAATCAGATCCATGTTGGCTTCATAGTAGGAGTCAATGGTTCCGACATCCTTCCAATAGCCCTTCTCTTCGGGCTGCATTCCAGGAATGATATTTTCGTTAAAGTTATAGGCGAACACCCGGTCACTCTGTCCCAGCATCATGGGGATCACATGCATGCCAAAATCCAGATCCTGATGGTGCTTTTTACCCATCTTGAGGATAGCGATCAGCTTCTCCCTGGAGAAGATGTAGTTCCCCATGGAGGCCAGGCAGGTATTGCGACCCGGTATAGTTGCGGGATTTTTGGGCTTTTCGGTAAACTCGGTCACCCGGGCCTCTTCATCAACGGAGAGAACTCCAAAGCGGCTTGCCTCATCTTTACTGACCTCAAGGGCCGCGATCGTAATATCGGCCTGACTGTGAGTGTGGGCATCGATCATCTGGCGTATATCCATCTTATAGATATGATCGCCACCAAAGACCGCGACATAATCGGCATCGGAGCACTCAATAAAGCGCAGATAGTGATTGATTGCATCTGCGGTGCCCTGGAACCAGGCCTCACTTTCACTGCTGGTTTCAGGCGAGATGGCATCAAAAAATTCATTCATCCCGGTTCTTCGTCCCCAGGAGTCCCGAATATGTTTATTCAGGGAGTAGGAACGATACTGGGTCAGAATATAGACATTCTTGATGTTGGAATTGAAAAAATTACTGAGGACAAAATCGATGATCTTGTATTGCCCCCCAAAGGCGACACAAGGCTTTGATTTGTGCAGGGTGAGAGGACTGAGGCGGGATCCTTTACCGCCGGCCAGCACCATGGCGAACGTCTTTTTGGGGACGGGAGGGTGAGCTGTCATAACTTCTCTCCATGTGTGAGAGCTCTGAAAGCCTGAGCAAGCAGCGCCGAAATTAAGTCACTCCTTTGATGCTAGCTAATTTTGTGGATCAAATACCAGTAGAACCCGGCATTTGTCGAATAAAGATTAACCTTGATCAATTCAATCGGGCTAAGATAGACAGATCGAAGCAGGGGGAGTACCACCTTCGTTAATGGATCTGAGCCAGGATGGATATTTACCAGTTTTTGCAGCAGCACCAGATCAGCTACCAGCGTTTTGATCATCCAGCGGTCTATACCTGTGAACAGGCGAGTCGCCTGCGCCCCGAACTGCCCGGAGCTAAGTGCAAAAATCTCTTCCTGAGGGATAGAAAAGGGCGACGTCATTTTCTGGTCGTGGCTTGCGATCATAAAATCGTTGATCTCAAGGCTTTGGCCGAGCAGCTTGGGTTATCAAGGCTGGGCCTGGCGTCGGCAGAGCGCTTAAAGCATTACCTGAGTCTGGAGCCGGGAGCGGTGAGCCTGCTGGCGATCATTCATGATTGTCAGCATAGAGTCGAGGTGGTGATTGATCGGGCGATCTGGAGCCAGGAGATACTACTCTGTCACCCCCTGGTCAATACCAGTACCCTGGCTATTCCAAAAATTGCAATCCAGACACTCCTGACAGAGACCGGGCACCAGCCTCTGATCCTGGATATCCCGGCCAGAGCTTAGCTTTGAGCAGGGGGCAAGTCAGGGGAATATCAACCTTATGCAAGGTTTTTGAGCGGGGTCCCGAGTCTGTGAGTATAGAGCCTGGCTAAGGCTCTATACAGTGTATTTTTACAATACCAATGCTCCCGCCAGTCGGTATAATCTGCTGTTTTTGATCCCCCAAATTTCCAGGCACCCAATGCGTATTCTTCACACCTCAGACTGGCACCTTGGCCAGTATTTTATCACCAAGAGTCGTGCCGCTGAGCACCAGGCATTTATCAGCTGGCTGCTTTGCCAGGTGAGCGAACAAGAGATTGATGCCCTGATCATCGCAGGGGATCTTTTCGATACCGGCGCTCCCCCGAGCTATGCTCGCGAGTTGTATAACCGCTTTGTGGTGGATCTCAATCGCCTGGGCTGTCAATTGGTGGTTTTGGCTGGGAACCATGATTCGGTGGCTACCCTGGGTGAATCGCGGGAGCTGCTCGCATGCCTGAATACTCAGGTGATCCCCAAGGTTAGTGATGACCCTGGTTCACAACTGCTGGTGTTAAAAGATGCTCGCGGGGAGCCGGGAGCTATCTTGTGTGCCGTGCCCTATATTCGCCCCCGGGATGTGATGAAAAGCCGTGCGGGTGAATCCGGAGATGAGAAACAGCAGGCTCTGGGTGAGGCGATCGCAGAGCACTATCAAAGGCTCTACCAGTTAGCACAGGAGCTGCGCGAGAGTTATGACGCATCTCTTCCGATTATCGCGACCGGCCACCTGACGGCGATGGGGGTTAGCTGCTCTGAGTCGGTGCGGGATATCTATGTGGGAACCCTGGAGGCTTTTCCCGCCTCGCTTTTTCCGGCGTTTGATTATATTGCCCTGGGTCATATTCATCGTCCGCAGCGGGTAGGTAAGACAGAGCATATCCGCTATTCTGGCTCGCCTATTCCCCTGAGCTTTGATGAGCTAGGGAGCCAAAAGCAACTGCTGGTTGTTGAATTCACCGGAGGAAAACTCAGTTCGGTTGAGCCGCTTAACATCCCTTGCTTTCAACCCATGCAGGTCATCAGGGGTTCTCTTGCGAAGATAGAGCATCAGCTTGAGGCTCTGGATGACTCGGCTGAGCTTGCGCTATGGCTGAGTATTGAAGTACAGGGGCAGGAGTATCTTCACGATCTGCAGCAGCGGATCTCGGCGATGATCCATGGGCGTAACCTGGAGATACTCCAGTTAAGACGGGCCAGGGAGCGTTCGGGGCTCGCCTTGCAGCAGACCAAAGAGGTTCTCACCGAGCTAAAACCCCATGAAGTATTTGAAAAGCGCCTGGCTCTTGAGAGTTTTGAAACTGAGGACGAGCTCAGGCGGCGGGAGCGGTTGTGTCACACCTTTAGCCAGATCCTGAATCAACTTGAGAGCCGGGAGGAGCGGGCATGAAGATCCTGAGCCTGCGTTTTAAAAACATCAACTCCCTGAAGGGAGAGTGGAAAATCGATTTCACCCGGCCGCCTTTTTCTAACAACGGGCTATTTGCGATCACCGGGGCGACGGGGGCGGGTAAAACCACCCTGCTGGATGCGATCTGCCTTGCTCTCTACCACGAGACTCCAAGACTTGGAGGGATCTCAGCTTCCAGTAATGAACTGATGACCCGGGGGACCGCGGAGTGTCTTGCCGAGGTTGAGTTTGAGGTCAAGGGGCAGGGCTACCGGGCTTTTTGGAGCCAGCGCCGCTCCCGGGGGAAAGTGGATGGCAATCTGCAGGCCGCCAACGTCGAGTTAGCGCGAATCGAAGATAATGAGATCCTGGC from the Dongshaea marina genome contains:
- a CDS encoding AEC family transporter, which codes for MEKVFATTSVLFLAIFLGFIMGHSKIFKKGSDLTLIHFVFYIALPIALFLSCYHSHFSVQEFQYSLAYIISMLIIIGLLLLISFKVMKKSLAESIMSSIAVSQVDGAYFTIPLFMLVFVSPVLAIPLMAIQNIIFFTLTILVIEIVITTSHKVPQGSSLLFIIKRTAKVLCTNPIIASSLLGFIAGSLAIPLNAQLTKFMHFMGATSAPVALFALGISCAHHLKHWKSSEDIASISLITLFKLLLFPAIALGVGSAMQLPHHYLVALVLLCASPTATHNYIIANKYQLGAQTQTFVVVATTLLSFISINLWLMAL
- a CDS encoding NAD(P)-binding domain-containing protein: MKITVIGCGHGGQALAAHLSLLDHQVTLYADEKHPGYLHQIKDRQITLEGAIEGKASIHRLTTNIKDAVRDAQIIYLSLPTDAHFQQFKKMLKFLDEGQLVVTLAGNYSSIYFYQEMVRVAKHKKVLLADLASLPYACRTENPGRVYVIDVKKEVSIAAMPALDTPG
- a CDS encoding prolyl-tRNA synthetase associated domain-containing protein, which gives rise to MDIYQFLQQHQISYQRFDHPAVYTCEQASRLRPELPGAKCKNLFLRDRKGRRHFLVVACDHKIVDLKALAEQLGLSRLGLASAERLKHYLSLEPGAVSLLAIIHDCQHRVEVVIDRAIWSQEILLCHPLVNTSTLAIPKIAIQTLLTETGHQPLILDIPARA
- the dbpA gene encoding ATP-dependent RNA helicase DbpA, which encodes MTANSFSSLGLRQELLGNLETLDYQSMTPIQAETLPLILDGLDVIGQGKTGSGKTAAFALGLLQKLDVKQYQTQSLVLCPTRELADQVAKEIRKLARAIPNIKVLTLCGGMSMGHQISSLQHGAHILVGTPGRVMDHLRKRTLTLNHLNTLVLDEADRMLDMGFEESLNKIVRQLPKNRQTLLFSATYPESIQSMAERVMHKPEMVQVASTHDESSIQEYFYKVRDREQRMIAVRLILQKFRPQSSVVFCNTKRETQELAEELAEHGFSAVALHGDLEQKERSQILVRFANRSASVLVATDVASRGLDIESVDAVINFQLAYDPEVHVHRIGRTGRAGSSGTAHSLYGDRDGQKLVLLEDYLGRTIQNSALPSQNLLNRPSLCPPMATLRIDGVKKQKIRAGDILGALTGEDGITGKEVGKIDLFEYCAYVAVKRDVVKPALKKLSSGKIKGRTFRVRQIRR
- a CDS encoding ABC-F family ATPase, giving the protein MQFGAKPLFENVSVKFGNGNRYGLIGANGCGKSTFMKILSGELSPSAGSVSIDTGERVGKLHQDQFAFEEYSVIDTVIMGHTEMWQVKEERDRIYAMAEMSEEDGMRVADFETQFAEMDGYSAEARAGELLLGVGIPLEQHYGPMSEVAPGWKLRVLLAQALFSDPDILLLDEPTNNLDIDTIRWLENVLNERKSTMIIISHDRHFLNTVCTHMADLDYGELRLFPGNYDEYMTAATQARERLLADNAKKKAKIAELQTFVSRFSANASKAKQATSRAKQIDKIKLDEVKASSRVNPYIRFEQEKKLFRNALELENLSKDFGEGPIFKDFSMITEVGERIAIIGQNGAGKTTLIRTKQGELEADSGEVKWSENTNIGYYAQDHSHEFESDLNLFDWMSQWRQPGDDEQAVRSVLGRLLFSQDDIKKSVRVLSGGEKGRMLFGKLMMQRPNVLMMDEPTNHLDMESIESLNLALENYPGTLFFVSHDREFVSSLATRILEVTPAGIVDFKGGYEEYLKTKELAS
- a CDS encoding DUF2071 domain-containing protein; translation: MQPRLRFETLLQAKTPPKGIDVECKLQHFAIISYAIDPKRIAPLIPPRFAPDLINISGQELALLSVVPFIDIDFTSAVYPFPKFTMGQTNYRIYVKDTQTAEHCVWFLGTTLDSWTLPLPKYLWKLPWYRGKIHFDCEYCDQENRYTKYQMHTHSQWAPASVSLSQVPASKLCLSGFADDETALAFLTHPLTGFYRRRDGQLGSYRVWHDKIPVQAARLECANFGLLSNMGLVSPQEQQDAHSVLICPMTEFTIYLPPSVVKESPGF
- a CDS encoding DMT family transporter, which gives rise to MTRYFSGGKARAIVYITLAYLSISLMSVFVKVSSQTLPSTEVLFARFFIGLIFVIPFIVADKAFSFKVTRVRFSLLRNLSGLASMLLMFYSLKHISVSSSMLLMNTASIFVPLLMFLLFGRRTQWRVVACTLAGFVGVFIIISPAHSAVSSFYLILGLAAAIFAAFAYIGIKELSKDDSALNITFYFYLMSSILVPLFMGYGWRLPSWYEVFLLSLVGGLGLAFQICMTLALKHAPITRITPFIFTGIIFSTLLDWAIWSVTPSLSFWIGSLFIIGSVTTVAAMQDRQAQPVSTPGREPAVR
- a CDS encoding alpha/beta fold hydrolase, with protein sequence MVEEKQFEVQGKSVAAQLWHPKILTTNEAALPIIALHGFLDNSGSFTELAPRLAEYSLLALDLQGHGKSDHRSADASYNVWDDISGIITISQQMNWDRFYLLGHSRGAIVAALLAAIKPQLVAKLVLLDGFMPAPIPEEEAPQQLARATEDSLKPIKPHRICTDLDPFIQVRRSGRYPLSVHAAMHLMARGVRRSPKGYHWAHDPRLNHASQFKLSQPQIEAFIEAITCPSQLLIATKGAVGLAEQTKSLLNYSSNIEIEQLPGSHHFHLEPGSVDAVASAVRSFLLKPC
- a CDS encoding NAD/NADP octopine/nopaline dehydrogenase family protein, which codes for MAGSFPSKLVASHNILELGFNITSAISHPTIMLMNSGRIGHENEDFYFYKEGISIENANIIRVLDEDRQRIGQLYGLTLPSYLELMNRFYDFKCDSYYEFFTRSPVHNKLKLCPPSVDYRYLSQDVPFIILPWYNLGLRAGYDSKVMRSIIELSSLLNGADYSACGRRLADHIFSDMSLDEVSDFVTYGAVSAMKPSKLDKAS